A region of Chitinophaga horti DNA encodes the following proteins:
- a CDS encoding L,D-transpeptidase family protein: protein MKQILTISISLCMLAACTGSNTKKDPGAKESIVPRNYAITPANAYNDIFLDSLAMEKYIGTAKLNDTIANAMRSFYNARNYQFAWFSSKGLSEQALGFRSLYDYSKDSSESKALEAKLDDLVGEDSVDVTPGDAGYIKTELQLTQRFLQYAEKTFEDENIRREQLAYFIPISKNKILPMADSILADKENRRYAKSNGNYGELKEQLARYREIAQKGGWPALEIDKKKRFKKGDQGPEILAIKKRLAVTGELNAADTSAVFDDALESGVKIFQQRHGYTGTGVVSDTLIRQMNVPVLTRIQQLLINMERMRWLPARPEGKLLMVNIPEFMLHATENGKSAFDMPVVVGKEGHSTVMFFGAMNQVVFSPYWNIPASIVRKEILPAQGRNASYLENNNMEVTGERNGLPVVRQKPGPKNSLGKVKFLFPNSFNIYFHDTPAKDLFNRDNRAYSHGCIRLSDPAKMANYVLQDNPDWTAEKIDSAMNAGKEKYVKIKDPLPVMITYYTAWVDDNKTLHFRDDIYNHDGAVARKMFEDPQPE, encoded by the coding sequence ATGAAACAAATCCTGACCATATCAATCAGCTTGTGTATGCTGGCCGCCTGTACCGGCAGCAACACCAAAAAAGATCCGGGTGCGAAAGAATCCATCGTTCCCCGCAACTATGCGATTACACCCGCTAACGCGTACAACGACATCTTTCTCGACAGTCTGGCCATGGAAAAGTACATCGGCACTGCCAAACTGAACGACACCATTGCCAATGCGATGAGAAGTTTCTACAACGCGCGTAACTACCAGTTTGCCTGGTTCTCGTCGAAAGGACTGTCCGAACAGGCCCTTGGTTTCCGCAGCTTGTACGATTACAGTAAAGACAGCTCTGAAAGTAAGGCGCTGGAAGCTAAGCTGGACGATCTCGTCGGGGAAGATAGCGTGGATGTAACGCCAGGTGACGCCGGTTACATTAAAACCGAATTGCAGCTGACCCAACGCTTTTTACAGTATGCGGAAAAAACGTTCGAGGATGAGAATATCCGTCGCGAGCAGCTGGCCTACTTCATTCCCATCAGCAAAAATAAAATACTGCCCATGGCCGATAGCATCCTGGCGGATAAAGAAAACCGCCGGTATGCAAAGAGCAACGGTAACTACGGTGAGTTAAAAGAACAACTGGCCCGTTACCGCGAGATCGCGCAGAAGGGTGGCTGGCCTGCACTTGAAATAGATAAAAAGAAACGATTTAAGAAAGGCGATCAGGGGCCTGAAATCCTCGCGATCAAAAAACGCCTGGCCGTTACCGGTGAGCTGAACGCTGCGGATACCTCCGCTGTGTTCGACGATGCCCTGGAAAGCGGGGTGAAGATCTTCCAGCAGCGCCATGGTTATACGGGCACGGGTGTGGTGAGCGATACACTTATCCGCCAGATGAATGTGCCGGTGTTAACACGCATCCAGCAGCTGCTAATCAATATGGAAAGAATGCGCTGGCTGCCCGCCCGTCCGGAAGGCAAATTGCTGATGGTTAACATTCCTGAGTTTATGCTGCACGCTACTGAAAACGGTAAATCGGCTTTCGATATGCCGGTGGTGGTAGGTAAGGAAGGGCATAGCACGGTGATGTTCTTTGGTGCCATGAACCAGGTGGTGTTCAGCCCTTACTGGAACATTCCCGCCAGCATCGTACGTAAGGAAATTCTGCCTGCCCAGGGCCGCAACGCCAGTTATCTCGAGAACAATAACATGGAAGTAACCGGCGAACGTAACGGCTTACCGGTGGTGCGCCAGAAGCCCGGACCGAAAAACTCACTGGGTAAGGTGAAGTTCCTGTTCCCCAACAGCTTCAACATCTACTTCCATGATACGCCTGCCAAAGACCTGTTCAACCGCGACAACCGCGCGTACAGCCATGGCTGCATCCGCCTGAGCGATCCGGCTAAAATGGCGAACTATGTGTTGCAGGATAATCCCGATTGGACGGCAGAGAAGATCGACAGTGCGATGAACGCAGGTAAGGAAAAGTATGTGAAGATAAAAGATCCGCTGCCGGTAATGATCACTTATTATACCGCATGGGTAGACGATAATAAGACCCTGCACTTCCGCGACGATATCTACAATCACGATGGCGCAGTAGCCAGGAAGATGTTTGAAGATCCGCAACCGGAATAA
- a CDS encoding bile acid:sodium symporter family protein, with translation MGRIGAAMKKAGLDAFVLLLIGVIVLARIWPQPGVGDGAWDLPALAGYGVSLIFFFYGLKLSPEKLRSGLRNWKLHIVVQLSTFLLFPLIVLGARALFMTPQTEPTWLSIYFLAALPSTVSSSVVMVSIAGGNIPAAIFNASISSLMGIFLTPVIMTLITSTSSGDMELGPIMGKLCLQVLLPVILGLLLNKRFGAFAEKHKTRLRQMDQTVILLIVYTAFCESFENGLFDGFGAMNIVIIGVSMVMLFFIAFYLITLICNLLGFNREDRITAVFCGSKKSLIHGTVMSKVLFAHTPDIIGLMLLPLMLYHALQIIFASAIAQRMGRNTAITAN, from the coding sequence ATGGGGCGGATTGGAGCTGCTATGAAGAAAGCCGGACTGGACGCATTCGTTTTATTGCTGATAGGTGTGATCGTACTCGCCCGCATCTGGCCGCAACCCGGCGTGGGAGATGGTGCCTGGGATTTACCCGCATTGGCTGGTTACGGCGTATCACTCATCTTTTTCTTTTACGGCCTGAAACTGAGTCCTGAAAAATTGCGATCGGGCCTGCGTAACTGGAAGCTGCATATCGTCGTACAACTCAGTACCTTCCTGCTTTTCCCGCTGATCGTACTCGGCGCCCGCGCCTTATTCATGACGCCACAGACCGAGCCAACCTGGCTTAGTATCTACTTCCTGGCGGCGTTACCTTCTACCGTATCATCTTCTGTAGTGATGGTGTCGATCGCAGGAGGTAATATTCCTGCAGCCATCTTCAACGCCAGCATTTCCAGCCTGATGGGGATTTTTCTTACGCCGGTAATCATGACGCTGATCACTTCTACTTCAAGCGGGGATATGGAACTGGGTCCGATCATGGGTAAGTTGTGTTTGCAGGTATTGCTGCCTGTCATCCTCGGCCTGCTGCTTAACAAACGTTTCGGTGCCTTCGCCGAAAAACATAAAACCCGGTTGCGGCAAATGGACCAAACCGTGATCCTGCTCATCGTTTACACGGCCTTCTGCGAAAGTTTCGAGAATGGATTGTTTGATGGATTCGGTGCCATGAACATCGTGATCATCGGGGTGAGCATGGTAATGCTGTTCTTCATCGCTTTTTATCTCATCACCCTCATTTGCAACCTGCTCGGTTTTAACCGGGAGGACCGCATTACCGCGGTGTTCTGCGGTTCCAAGAAGTCGCTGATCCATGGCACCGTGATGTCGAAGGTGTTGTTTGCCCACACCCCGGATATTATCGGGCTTATGTTATTACCGTTGATGTTATACCACGCTTTACAGATCATCTTCGCGAGCGCCATTGCCCAGCGGATGGGCCGTAATACGGCCATTACGGCGAACTGA
- a CDS encoding sensor histidine kinase, whose amino-acid sequence MADLKSRIPFTWNQLVGDSNQFSRQNRAFNSISVLTLFLLCFLLPFNLILGLQEVSLALVILIVLQAFFYYLSRFKKRYKAGSVFYIAATYLVMIVTFYYNSGSLGPIMLLFFLSFNLLIAFTPRRTHYLWAILHLALPIILLTAEYLYPDLIKDTYSNRQERFIDILSSYLVTLVCVYLITNYLRNNWEREKVTAEERADKIALQNEHIVHQNTNLDELNQKKDKLFSIISHDLQSPLHSILSTLELLAEFDLSEADQKKLAEGLLIMTRNTANMLSNLLTWSKNQISGVNFSLTEVSIATLVERVLSVQTLLARKKDCRVSTYIDAAAVVHTDINMLELIVRNLINNAIKFTREGGEIIIRTELKAGECILSVKDTGIGMTREQEANLFTLSSRSTYGTNNEKGIGLGLMLCKELTELLNGKLWYETIEGVGTTFYLSLPQGKPASKSIPQPARKLVDGK is encoded by the coding sequence TTGGCAGATCTAAAATCCCGTATACCTTTCACGTGGAATCAACTCGTGGGTGACAGCAACCAATTTTCGAGGCAGAACCGCGCGTTTAATTCCATTAGCGTATTAACGTTGTTTCTTCTGTGCTTCCTGCTACCTTTCAACCTTATACTCGGTTTACAGGAGGTATCGCTGGCGCTGGTGATACTCATCGTGCTGCAGGCCTTCTTCTATTACCTTTCCCGTTTTAAGAAGCGGTACAAGGCAGGCTCTGTATTCTACATCGCGGCTACCTACCTGGTAATGATCGTCACGTTCTACTACAATTCAGGTAGCCTGGGGCCCATCATGCTGCTTTTCTTCCTGTCTTTCAACCTGCTCATCGCGTTCACACCGAGGCGTACACACTACCTCTGGGCCATCTTACACCTGGCGTTGCCAATAATACTGCTTACCGCAGAATACCTGTACCCTGATCTTATCAAAGATACTTACAGCAATCGCCAGGAGCGTTTTATCGACATCCTCAGCAGCTACCTCGTTACGCTGGTTTGTGTATACCTCATCACCAATTACCTGCGTAACAACTGGGAGCGCGAAAAGGTAACAGCAGAAGAACGGGCAGATAAGATCGCCCTGCAAAATGAACACATTGTACATCAAAATACAAACCTGGACGAGCTAAACCAGAAAAAGGACAAGCTTTTCTCGATTATATCCCACGATTTACAAAGTCCGCTGCACTCGATCCTCAGCACACTGGAACTGCTGGCCGAGTTCGACCTGTCGGAAGCCGATCAGAAAAAACTTGCCGAAGGCCTGCTGATCATGACGCGCAACACGGCCAATATGCTCAGCAACCTGCTCACCTGGTCTAAAAACCAGATTTCCGGCGTCAACTTCAGTTTAACAGAAGTGAGCATTGCTACGCTGGTAGAGAGGGTATTAAGCGTACAAACCTTGCTGGCCCGCAAAAAGGATTGCCGCGTGTCCACTTACATTGATGCCGCTGCCGTAGTGCATACCGACATCAATATGCTGGAACTGATCGTGCGCAACCTGATCAACAACGCCATCAAGTTTACCCGGGAAGGCGGCGAAATCATCATCCGCACGGAGCTTAAAGCCGGCGAATGCATCTTATCGGTGAAAGATACCGGCATTGGCATGACGCGTGAACAGGAAGCCAACCTTTTTACCCTCAGCTCCCGCTCTACCTACGGTACTAATAACGAAAAAGGTATTGGTCTCGGGCTGATGCTGTGTAAGGAACTCACAGAACTCCTGAACGGAAAACTCTGGTACGAAACCATCGAGGGCGTCGGCACAACATTCTACCTCTCCCTTCCACAGGGCAAACCGGCTTCAAAGTCGATCCCGCAACCTGCCAGGAAGCTCGTCGACGGGAAATAA
- a CDS encoding SDR family NAD(P)-dependent oxidoreductase — protein sequence MDLKLKGKTAFVSGSTQGIGFAIAQQLLAEGAIVTINGRKQERIDEAIARLKELVHGATVNGIAADFSKAADVDKLITQLPDVDILINNAGIFEPRAFTDIADEEWLRFFEVNVLSGIRLARHYFPKMLAKDWGRIIFISSESAIMIPEEMIHYGMTKTAQLSVSRGLAELTKNTGVTVNAVLPGPTRSEGVSTFIQQLATTQNVTPEQAEADFFKTARPSSLIQRFADVQEIASLVTYVASPLSAATNGAALRADGGLVRSIV from the coding sequence ATGGATCTGAAATTAAAAGGTAAAACCGCTTTCGTAAGCGGTTCCACACAAGGAATAGGCTTCGCCATCGCACAACAATTACTGGCCGAAGGTGCCATCGTGACCATCAACGGTCGTAAACAGGAGCGTATCGACGAAGCGATAGCCAGGCTGAAAGAACTGGTTCACGGTGCCACTGTAAACGGCATTGCTGCCGACTTTTCGAAAGCGGCGGATGTTGATAAACTGATTACGCAGCTGCCAGATGTAGATATTCTCATTAACAATGCAGGCATCTTTGAGCCGAGAGCCTTCACCGACATCGCTGATGAAGAGTGGCTGCGTTTTTTTGAAGTAAACGTATTGAGCGGCATCCGCCTGGCGCGTCATTACTTCCCAAAAATGCTGGCGAAGGATTGGGGCCGTATCATTTTCATCTCCAGTGAATCAGCGATTATGATCCCGGAGGAAATGATTCACTATGGCATGACCAAAACCGCGCAGTTATCTGTCAGCCGCGGCCTTGCTGAACTTACTAAGAATACGGGCGTAACGGTGAACGCTGTACTGCCTGGCCCCACGCGTTCCGAAGGGGTCTCAACGTTCATTCAACAGTTAGCCACTACGCAGAACGTAACACCCGAACAGGCGGAGGCCGACTTCTTCAAAACCGCCCGTCCCAGCTCGCTGATACAGCGTTTTGCGGATGTGCAGGAAATCGCCAGCCTGGTAACGTATGTGGCCAGTCCGCTCTCGGCCGCTACGAACGGTGCTGCGTTACGTGCAGACGGTGGTTTGGTGCGGTCGATCGTGTAA
- a CDS encoding GH92 family glycosyl hydrolase — protein sequence MHFTRIAFLLLITICARAQKPLVQYASTLQGTNSEFVLSYGNTHPTTSLPFGMNAWSPQTGKNGNGWKYQYKAKTIRGFQQTHQCSPWSLDYAVFSLFPETGRLVVNEDERASAFSHEQETAHPHYYKVTFDNKITTEMSPTERGAHLQFKFPAGQAAYIVLDGYDKMSGVKISPQTRQITGWVNNGRYIPKNFRNYFVIQFNQPFEVFGTWDNKSNETHEGQAGQEGRGAGAYIRFKKGATVQVKVASSYISEAQALRTLQQELKGDFASTKKAAEASWNKLFNRVLVEGGTEEEKATFYSCLFRANLFSHQFFEYDEQGEPYYYSPYDGQVHNGYMYTDNGFWDTFRAQFPLNTILHPQMEGRYMQALLDAQQQCGWFPSWSFPGEGGSMVGNHAISLLTDAWMKGIRTFDPEQALKAYWHEAANKGPHGPSNGREGWKDYFQLGYVSYPGPYGAVSETLEYAYDDFCAYQLAKATGNKFYEQLFAKQMYNYRNVYDPVTGFMRARKADGSWHTPFDPFEWGGPFVEGNAWHWLWSVFHDTQGLINLVGGEERFAARLDSVFSLSDSVNVGSYKSMIHEMKEMVVAGLGQYAHGNQPIQHMIYLYNYARQPWKAQYHVRNVMDKVYSAGPNGYPGDEDQGQTSSWYVLSALGFYSVCPGTDQYVIGSPVFSKATITLENGKQFVVEALNNNRKNVYIQSATLNGKPYSKHYITHSDITAGGRLVLQMGPEPAKGRGMAETDKPFSLSAPGF from the coding sequence ATGCATTTTACACGAATCGCTTTTCTTCTGCTGATAACGATCTGCGCCCGCGCGCAAAAGCCACTGGTCCAGTATGCAAGCACGCTGCAGGGCACTAATTCCGAGTTTGTGCTCAGTTACGGTAACACGCATCCAACCACATCACTACCTTTTGGTATGAACGCCTGGTCGCCGCAAACGGGTAAAAATGGCAACGGTTGGAAGTATCAATATAAAGCAAAAACCATCCGCGGTTTCCAACAAACGCACCAGTGCAGTCCCTGGTCGCTCGACTACGCGGTGTTCTCCCTCTTCCCTGAAACAGGCCGCCTGGTGGTGAATGAAGACGAGCGCGCATCTGCGTTTAGTCATGAGCAGGAGACGGCGCATCCGCATTATTACAAAGTCACGTTCGACAATAAGATCACTACAGAAATGTCGCCCACAGAACGGGGAGCGCATCTGCAATTTAAATTCCCTGCAGGGCAGGCAGCTTATATCGTGTTAGATGGATACGATAAAATGAGTGGCGTAAAGATCTCGCCCCAAACGCGCCAGATCACAGGCTGGGTGAATAATGGCCGCTACATCCCGAAAAACTTCCGCAACTATTTCGTGATCCAGTTTAACCAGCCGTTCGAGGTGTTCGGGACCTGGGATAATAAAAGCAACGAAACGCACGAAGGGCAGGCCGGGCAAGAGGGCAGGGGCGCCGGTGCTTACATTCGCTTCAAAAAGGGAGCGACAGTACAAGTGAAGGTCGCATCTTCCTATATCAGCGAAGCGCAGGCGCTGCGTACGTTACAGCAGGAGCTGAAGGGCGACTTTGCCTCCACAAAAAAAGCGGCAGAGGCAAGCTGGAACAAACTATTTAACCGCGTGCTGGTAGAAGGCGGCACAGAGGAAGAGAAAGCTACGTTCTATTCCTGCCTGTTCCGCGCCAACCTTTTCTCCCACCAGTTTTTCGAATATGACGAACAGGGGGAGCCTTATTATTACAGTCCGTATGACGGACAGGTGCATAACGGCTATATGTACACCGACAATGGCTTTTGGGATACTTTTCGCGCGCAGTTCCCGCTCAATACCATCTTACATCCGCAGATGGAAGGCCGTTATATGCAAGCTTTGCTGGATGCACAGCAGCAATGCGGCTGGTTCCCTTCCTGGTCGTTTCCCGGCGAGGGCGGCAGTATGGTGGGCAATCATGCCATCTCTTTACTAACCGATGCGTGGATGAAGGGGATACGTACGTTCGATCCGGAACAGGCGCTGAAGGCTTACTGGCATGAGGCGGCGAATAAAGGTCCGCATGGGCCGTCGAACGGTCGTGAAGGTTGGAAGGATTATTTCCAGTTAGGATATGTATCGTACCCTGGGCCATATGGTGCGGTGTCGGAAACATTGGAGTATGCGTACGACGACTTCTGCGCTTACCAGCTGGCGAAGGCGACGGGCAACAAATTTTACGAGCAGCTGTTCGCGAAGCAGATGTATAATTACCGCAACGTATACGATCCCGTTACCGGTTTTATGCGTGCCCGCAAGGCCGATGGTAGCTGGCATACACCGTTCGATCCGTTCGAATGGGGCGGCCCGTTCGTGGAAGGCAACGCCTGGCACTGGCTCTGGTCGGTGTTTCACGATACACAGGGATTGATTAACCTGGTAGGCGGCGAGGAGCGTTTCGCGGCGCGGCTCGATTCGGTGTTCTCGTTATCGGATTCCGTAAATGTAGGGTCCTACAAATCGATGATCCATGAAATGAAAGAAATGGTGGTGGCCGGTCTGGGACAGTACGCGCATGGCAACCAGCCGATTCAGCATATGATTTACCTGTACAATTACGCTCGTCAACCCTGGAAAGCACAGTACCATGTGCGGAACGTGATGGACAAAGTATACAGCGCCGGGCCGAATGGTTATCCGGGCGATGAAGACCAGGGCCAAACGTCTTCCTGGTATGTGCTGAGCGCCCTTGGATTTTATAGCGTGTGCCCGGGAACAGATCAGTACGTGATCGGCAGCCCGGTGTTTAGCAAGGCCACTATCACCCTGGAAAACGGTAAACAGTTTGTGGTGGAAGCGTTGAACAACAACCGCAAAAACGTGTACATCCAATCAGCTACGCTTAATGGGAAACCATACAGCAAACATTACATCACCCACAGCGATATTACCGCTGGCGGGCGGCTGGTGCTGCAAATGGGGCCTGAGCCTGCGAAAGGCCGTGGCATGGCGGAAACAGATAAACCGTTCTCTTTAAGTGCGCCCGGTTTTTGA
- a CDS encoding SemiSWEET family sugar transporter: MAELTTFIGIGAGICTAISQLPQLIKIIKEKKADDISYFMVTILLTGVTAWTWYGILQEDYPIIVTNAFSVVLDLLLLIFTIKYKNRR, from the coding sequence ATGGCAGAGTTAACCACATTTATCGGTATTGGCGCAGGGATTTGTACTGCCATTTCACAACTACCACAGCTTATCAAAATCATCAAAGAGAAAAAGGCAGATGACATCTCCTACTTCATGGTTACCATACTACTCACCGGCGTCACCGCCTGGACCTGGTACGGCATCCTGCAGGAAGATTATCCCATCATTGTTACCAATGCATTTTCTGTTGTGCTGGATTTACTGCTGCTGATCTTTACGATCAAATACAAGAACCGGCGTTAG
- a CDS encoding DUF4240 domain-containing protein has protein sequence MDQKQFWQIIESAWDEYPQAKALRTKALEENDVEDIITLGDEVADNIADALTEKLYELDRDDLASFIHHMEERLYHIDRRDIQARTEGNGEGFLYCRCFIVGMGEAYYDKADQDPEILYSDIEAEGIGFLAYGVYADKYDEDIERNSQHNITTKSNKAGWKK, from the coding sequence ATGGATCAAAAACAGTTTTGGCAGATCATTGAATCGGCCTGGGACGAGTACCCTCAAGCGAAGGCTTTACGTACCAAAGCACTGGAAGAAAACGATGTGGAAGACATTATCACCCTGGGTGATGAAGTGGCCGACAACATCGCTGACGCTTTAACAGAGAAACTGTATGAGCTTGACCGCGACGACCTGGCCAGCTTTATCCATCATATGGAAGAACGCCTGTACCACATTGACCGCCGCGACATCCAGGCCCGTACAGAAGGTAACGGAGAAGGATTTCTTTATTGCCGCTGCTTCATCGTAGGCATGGGCGAAGCGTATTACGACAAAGCAGACCAGGACCCTGAAATACTGTACTCCGACATAGAAGCGGAAGGCATCGGTTTTCTCGCTTACGGTGTTTACGCCGATAAATACGACGAAGACATCGAACGCAACTCACAGCATAACATCACCACGAAGTCTAACAAGGCCGGCTGGAAAAAATAA
- a CDS encoding S10 family peptidase → MYKNLILPLLTCGVLLQANAQNAPKSADKPVEMSRTPDMDRTVTSSHQVTIKGVNVPYKAYAGTIPVWDNEHKPIAGVFYTFYERSDVKDRSTRPLVISFNGGPGTSSVWMEIGYTGPRILKVDDEGYPVQPYGLRDNPHSILDVADILYVDPVNTGFSRMANKDVDRAQFFGVNEDIRYLAEWINTFVNRYNRWASPKFLIGESYGTTRVSGLALELQESQWMYLNGVVLVSPTELGIERSGPVEAALRIPYFAATAWYHKKQPADLQSKDLEQMLPEVEAFTVNELLPAIAKGSTLEDAKKKEVAAKVARYTGLSEKVVLQYNLNIPFDFFWKELLRDQSFTVGRLDSRYRGIDKQDAGTTPDYNAELTSWLHSFTPAINMYLREELNYKTDMKYYMFGPVHPWNRNGDHTGENLRQAMAQNPYLHLLVQSGYYDGACDYFNAKYNIWQMDPSGKLKERISWEGYRSGHMMYLRKVDLASSNENLRTFIKKAIPAAGTPAKY, encoded by the coding sequence ATGTACAAAAATCTAATCCTTCCCCTGCTTACCTGCGGCGTGTTACTGCAGGCCAACGCCCAGAATGCGCCGAAATCAGCCGATAAACCGGTAGAAATGTCCCGTACGCCGGATATGGACCGAACGGTAACCTCCAGCCACCAGGTAACGATAAAGGGAGTAAATGTGCCCTACAAAGCCTACGCAGGCACGATTCCCGTGTGGGATAACGAGCACAAGCCGATTGCCGGCGTGTTCTATACTTTTTACGAGCGCAGCGATGTAAAAGACAGAAGCACGCGTCCGCTTGTGATTTCTTTCAATGGTGGCCCGGGTACTTCTTCCGTTTGGATGGAGATTGGCTATACCGGTCCGCGTATCCTGAAAGTTGACGATGAAGGTTATCCCGTACAGCCATACGGCCTGCGCGACAATCCGCATTCGATCCTGGATGTGGCCGATATCCTGTACGTAGACCCTGTGAATACAGGCTTCTCCCGTATGGCGAATAAAGACGTAGATCGCGCGCAGTTCTTCGGCGTGAACGAAGACATCCGTTATCTCGCAGAGTGGATCAATACCTTCGTGAACCGTTATAACCGCTGGGCATCTCCAAAGTTCCTGATCGGCGAAAGTTATGGTACTACGCGCGTATCCGGCCTGGCATTAGAGCTGCAGGAGTCGCAGTGGATGTACCTGAACGGCGTGGTGCTCGTTTCTCCCACGGAGCTGGGCATCGAACGTTCCGGCCCGGTAGAAGCAGCGCTGCGTATCCCTTACTTTGCGGCCACTGCCTGGTATCATAAGAAGCAACCGGCTGATCTGCAAAGCAAAGACCTGGAACAAATGCTGCCCGAAGTAGAGGCGTTTACGGTAAACGAACTGCTGCCTGCTATCGCTAAAGGCAGTACGCTGGAAGATGCGAAAAAGAAGGAAGTGGCGGCGAAGGTCGCCCGTTACACCGGCCTCTCCGAAAAAGTAGTGTTACAATACAACCTGAACATTCCTTTCGACTTCTTCTGGAAGGAGCTGCTTCGTGACCAAAGCTTCACCGTAGGCCGCCTGGATTCCCGCTACCGCGGCATCGACAAACAGGATGCAGGCACGACGCCGGATTACAATGCGGAGCTTACCTCCTGGCTGCATTCGTTTACACCGGCGATCAACATGTACCTGCGCGAAGAGCTGAACTATAAAACCGATATGAAGTACTACATGTTCGGCCCCGTGCACCCCTGGAACCGTAATGGCGACCATACCGGGGAAAACCTCCGTCAGGCGATGGCACAGAACCCTTACCTGCACTTACTCGTGCAATCCGGTTACTATGACGGTGCGTGTGATTATTTCAATGCGAAATACAACATCTGGCAGATGGACCCTTCCGGTAAACTGAAGGAACGCATTTCCTGGGAAGGTTATCGCAGCGGGCATATGATGTACCTGCGTAAAGTAGATCTCGCGTCCAGCAACGAGAACCTGAGAACGTTTATTAAGAAGGCGATACCAGCTGCGGGAACGCCGGCTAAATATTAA
- a CDS encoding murein L,D-transpeptidase catalytic domain family protein encodes MKLNLRKVKPAIFAITLVTLVVATHLPSNGNKTEATKAAVTKEVTVTRTSAKAALYDQLALDSIGLSKEAFDYALAGYEQLVKTGKVKNDDVISIVDFSLPSSKKRLFVIDLENGKLLFNTLVSHGRNSGKGEATSFSNAHNSFKSSLGFYITGATYSGEHGYSLRLNGEEKGINDNALSRGIVMHCADYVNEGLVRSQGYIGRSLGCPAIPTAVHKKVIQTIRDGSCLFLYSPDKGYIARSKMINFTKLV; translated from the coding sequence ATGAAGTTGAATTTGCGTAAAGTAAAACCTGCCATCTTTGCTATCACCCTTGTCACTTTAGTTGTTGCTACTCACCTTCCGAGCAACGGTAATAAAACCGAAGCCACGAAAGCAGCCGTTACTAAAGAAGTTACTGTTACCCGTACGTCCGCAAAAGCGGCCCTGTACGATCAGCTTGCGCTTGATTCGATCGGCCTTTCCAAAGAGGCATTCGATTATGCGCTGGCCGGCTACGAACAGCTGGTTAAAACGGGTAAAGTAAAAAATGACGATGTGATATCGATCGTGGATTTCAGTTTGCCTTCCAGCAAAAAACGCCTGTTCGTGATCGACCTGGAGAATGGCAAGCTGCTGTTCAACACCCTGGTATCACACGGCAGAAACTCCGGTAAGGGCGAAGCCACTTCCTTTTCCAATGCACACAACAGTTTTAAAAGCAGCCTTGGTTTCTACATCACCGGCGCTACTTATTCCGGCGAACATGGATATTCACTGCGCCTGAATGGGGAAGAGAAGGGCATCAATGACAACGCGCTTTCCCGCGGTATTGTAATGCATTGTGCCGATTATGTAAACGAAGGCCTGGTACGCAGCCAGGGTTATATCGGCCGCAGCCTGGGTTGCCCGGCGATTCCTACCGCCGTGCATAAAAAAGTGATCCAGACGATCCGCGACGGCTCCTGCCTGTTTCTTTACAGCCCGGATAAAGGTTATATTGCACGTTCTAAAATGATCAATTTCACGAAACTCGTATAA